In Gordonia westfalica, a genomic segment contains:
- a CDS encoding DNA-methyltransferase: MSIYYQDDLVTLYHGDCREVMADMADRSVDVVITDPPYTERTHGMAKTNRGAGHGIKAVTFAAISDADLRAVLAECGRVSASWVVTSLDYAHAFAFDQGPPVGLRSLRIGVWVKPNPMPQISADRPGQGWEAISFLHRADTKPAWNGGGKAGVWTYPVVQNTGHPTAKPLPMVEDWVRLFTNASETVFDPFAGSGTTLIAAANENRKAVGVELEERYCELIAKRLSNQTMALDFGDAS, encoded by the coding sequence ATGAGCATCTACTACCAGGACGACCTGGTCACCCTCTACCACGGCGACTGCCGAGAGGTCATGGCAGACATGGCAGATCGGTCGGTCGATGTGGTGATCACGGATCCGCCGTACACCGAACGCACACACGGAATGGCAAAGACGAACAGGGGTGCTGGTCATGGCATAAAGGCCGTCACGTTCGCGGCGATCTCTGACGCTGACCTGCGGGCCGTACTCGCCGAGTGTGGGCGGGTCTCGGCGAGTTGGGTGGTCACGTCGCTTGATTACGCGCACGCTTTCGCCTTCGACCAGGGTCCGCCGGTCGGGTTGCGCTCGCTGCGCATCGGTGTCTGGGTGAAGCCCAACCCGATGCCGCAGATCAGTGCCGACCGTCCCGGGCAAGGCTGGGAAGCGATTTCATTTCTACACCGCGCCGACACCAAACCGGCCTGGAACGGGGGTGGCAAGGCTGGCGTGTGGACGTACCCCGTCGTGCAGAACACCGGTCACCCGACGGCGAAACCGCTGCCAATGGTGGAGGACTGGGTGCGCCTGTTCACGAACGCCTCGGAAACGGTGTTCGACCCGTTCGCCGGTTCGGGCACCACGTTGATTGCTGCGGCGAACGAAAACCGTAAGGCGGTCGGTGTCGAGCTTGAGGAGCGTTACTGCGAGCTGATTGCGAAACGCCTCAGTAATCAGACGATGGCTCTCGACTTCGGGGATGCGTCATGA